The following proteins are encoded in a genomic region of Triticum dicoccoides isolate Atlit2015 ecotype Zavitan chromosome 1B, WEW_v2.0, whole genome shotgun sequence:
- the LOC119310644 gene encoding septin and tuftelin-interacting protein 1 homolog 1-like, which produces MALLEHDMSGNLAFPSLAVAKMMRRWNYKEGSGLGAHGQGIIAPIQFTARCPKAGIGHCEKPYDNGLYVPSLPHAEEEWHKWKGLSRALRLEVECYEKILSLLRDMTLQGDDSVETAAALAVIVNSKKVIQGNRTLGMWKATLPSSTLQYIIEQVIMPRMAMDAREWMPSWDPDCHHWLRPLIPLIGNLPRSLYDIVESKISNGGYDVVSPWKEYLDPTQWDTFSQRHILPKLARFTRGLRITPPKQTDSSFRTLMLCAPLVHVEDMVLILEAELFFDKWEGALRHWLRAAKPSFGEATAWYTGWKKLFTPELLANERVLAHLEAGGGIVDSLVDYTW; this is translated from the coding sequence ATGGCGCTACTAGAACATGATATGTCAGGAAACCTCGCATTCCCTAGCCTGGCGGTGGCAAAGATGATGCGACGTTGGAACTATAAAGAAGGCTCGGGTCTCGGTGCACATGGGCAAGGGATCATCGCGCCTATACAATTCACCGCGCGGTGTCCAAAAGCTGGCATCGGTCATTGTGAGAAACCATATGACAACGGCTTATACGTTCCGTCGTTGCCACATGCGGAAGAGGAGTGGCATAAGTGGAAGGGTCTTTCACGAGCCTTGCGGCTTGAAGTAGAGTGCTACGAAAAGATCCTCTCACTGCTACGTGACATGACGCTTCAAGGGGACGATAGCGTGGAGACGGCGGCCGCATTGGCGGTGATCGTTAATTCCAAGAAGGTGATCCAGGGGAACCGCACACTAGGGATGTGGAAGGCCACACTGCCATCCTCCACCTTGCAGTACATCATCGAGCAGGTGATCATGCCGAGGATGGCCATGGATGCACGAGAGTGGATGCCATCGTGGGATCCGGACTGTCACCACTGGCTTCGCCCATTGATTCCTCTCATCGGCAACTTACCACGATCTCTTTATGACATTGTTGAAAGCAAGATAAGCAATGGCGGCTATGATGTTGTCTCGCCATGGAAGGAATACCTTGACCCAACACAGTGGGATACCTTCAGCCAACGTCACATCTTGCCGAAGCTAGCACGGTTCACACGGGGGCTAAGGATCACGCCACCGAAGCAAACCGACTCCTCGTTTCGCACGTTGATGCTATGCGCACCTCTAGTGCATGTTGAAGACATGGTATTGATACTAGAAGCTGAGCTATTTTTCGATAAATGGGAAGGTGCGCTGCGACACTGGTTGCGGGCCGCGAAACCCTCGTTTGGGGAGGCCACCGCATGGTACACCGGCTGGAAAAAACTCTTCACGCCAGAGCTACTTGCCAACGAACGGGTGCTCGCACATCTCGAAGCTGGCGGTGGCATTGTTGACAGTCTTGTAGATTATACTTGGTAG